Genomic segment of Bremerella sp. JC817:
ATGATAGTGCCCACCAGTGCGAAAGTAGGTATCGCCGGATTCATTTACACTTCAAAGCCCCGTTCATACGAACGGGGCTTTTTTGTTGGGTTCGCGGTCGACCTTGTTGGCCTGCTTTCGATAAAGACGCGCCCTATCAGCCGGGCTCGCTGATGGATTACTACGAAAATCGAGTTCGGCTTCGATCGCGTTCTTCAGCTCGATCCCCATCAGCGAGTCGAGCCCCATCTCGGCCAATGGCTTGGCGAAACCA
This window contains:
- a CDS encoding acyl carrier protein, which gives rise to MAEMGLDSLMGIELKNAIEAELDFRSNPSASPADRARLYRKQANKVDREPNKKAPFV